The following are encoded together in the Pedobacter steynii genome:
- a CDS encoding SusC/RagA family TonB-linked outer membrane protein — translation MKIKLIMLLICGFAISFAKAQTSTIRGKVSDDSGIGIPGISIKVKGTSIGTATDVKGNFNLQHAVPATLVVTGIGYLTKEVVFNNQPNFTVVLQNDMQDLNEVVVTALGIKREKRILTYSSQEVKGDQLTQSKEPNLVNAISGKVSGVQITSSSGTPGSSSRIVVRGANSFYGNNEALMIIDGIPVDNSERGNLNSGPGTNRIADLDPNIIDNINVLKGGAATALYGSDGAKGVIIITTKAGVKNRRPSVNISSGFSFENPLLPELQNKYSLGTNGKYYDGVTQKTSTSWGALMDTLKINGQPAKVYDQSDLFFKTGRTYSNTISVDGGSNIGSYFLSYSNLKQDGTVRSTSFNRNTLFAKYNVQLIKDLNMTFSLNYANTKNNRQPEGYALESPVWTIFSAPVSYDLQPSLNEDGTQRLFRFSRNNPYWVVDNIKNRSVVNRFIPTFTADYKPLSWLTITERFGADVYVEQDKYIESRLSVSNPNGRLVDNNVNFRQYNNDFMVNASKTFGDFTADLLLGNNIISTYTQNMYANGLGITVPGLDNMSAASNVTYREDSYLSRKIGFYAQANVDYKKFLVLSLTGRYDGNSVLAKQSNFYPYGSAATSFIFSNFFSSGLSDVMNFGKLRLSYSTVGNASIGAYSLLTPFENQTVRNISFPYNGQSGFLIGGVLNDPNLKNERINEIELGLETGFFKNRVNLEVTYFSKKTVDGIIPNVAIAPSTGYNSTSVNSAEMRNRGVEVLLNVKPVKTDNFSWDFTLNYSRIRNKVLAIYGDLKQIGNGFTNIIIDQPYGVIYGTRYDRNAEGKLLIDDSGLPVVAERQGIIGDINPDWMGGIVNNFRYKQFGLSFSFDMKKGGDIQNNVDGYGYFYGTPKVTENRGPRVVDGVNINTGNPNQVEVNGQSYYQRINGILESVIQDGTYVKLRNVSLGYTVKPSWIAKSPFKAISFNITGRNLWIYSPHFTGGDPEVSSFGSSNGSQGIYSFSTPTSRSFDFSLKLTL, via the coding sequence ATGAAAATCAAATTAATTATGTTACTAATTTGTGGCTTCGCAATCAGTTTTGCAAAGGCACAAACCAGCACGATCAGGGGGAAAGTATCTGATGATTCTGGGATCGGGATACCAGGTATATCGATAAAAGTAAAAGGCACTTCCATTGGAACGGCAACAGATGTAAAAGGAAATTTCAACCTGCAGCATGCTGTTCCGGCTACGCTTGTGGTTACCGGCATCGGTTATCTGACCAAAGAAGTGGTATTTAACAATCAGCCGAATTTTACGGTAGTGCTGCAGAATGATATGCAGGACCTGAATGAAGTGGTGGTTACGGCGCTGGGGATCAAAAGGGAAAAGCGGATCCTGACTTATAGCTCGCAGGAGGTAAAGGGGGATCAGCTGACGCAGTCTAAGGAACCCAACCTGGTCAATGCCATTTCAGGAAAAGTATCCGGAGTGCAGATTACCAGTTCTTCAGGCACACCGGGAAGTTCATCCCGTATCGTGGTGAGGGGTGCCAATTCCTTTTATGGTAATAATGAAGCTTTAATGATCATCGATGGTATTCCGGTCGACAATTCGGAGCGGGGAAACCTCAACTCCGGACCTGGAACAAACCGGATTGCCGATCTGGATCCTAATATCATTGATAACATCAACGTACTGAAAGGCGGTGCAGCCACAGCCTTATATGGTTCTGACGGAGCAAAAGGGGTAATCATCATCACCACTAAAGCAGGAGTGAAAAACCGCAGGCCATCGGTGAACATCAGTTCTGGATTTTCATTTGAGAATCCATTGCTTCCTGAATTACAGAACAAATACTCTTTGGGAACCAACGGAAAGTATTATGATGGGGTAACACAAAAAACAAGTACCTCCTGGGGAGCTTTAATGGATACTTTGAAAATTAACGGACAGCCGGCGAAGGTATATGATCAATCTGATCTCTTTTTTAAAACCGGAAGAACATATAGCAATACAATCAGTGTCGATGGGGGCAGCAACATTGGTTCTTACTTTCTTTCTTATTCTAACCTGAAACAGGATGGAACGGTCCGGTCGACCTCATTCAACAGAAATACACTCTTTGCAAAGTACAATGTGCAGCTGATTAAAGACCTGAACATGACCTTTTCCCTGAATTATGCAAATACTAAGAATAACCGCCAGCCGGAAGGTTATGCTTTGGAAAGTCCGGTATGGACCATATTTTCTGCACCGGTATCTTATGATTTACAACCCTCTCTGAATGAAGATGGAACTCAGCGCTTGTTTCGGTTTTCCCGTAACAATCCTTATTGGGTAGTCGATAACATCAAGAACAGGTCTGTAGTAAACCGCTTCATTCCAACTTTTACTGCCGATTATAAGCCCTTATCCTGGCTGACGATAACGGAACGCTTTGGAGCAGACGTTTATGTGGAGCAGGATAAGTATATAGAATCCAGGCTGTCAGTATCCAATCCTAATGGCCGCCTGGTAGACAATAACGTCAACTTCAGACAGTACAATAATGACTTTATGGTGAATGCCAGTAAAACATTTGGTGATTTTACAGCCGACTTGCTACTTGGAAATAACATCATCTCTACCTATACCCAAAACATGTATGCAAATGGTCTGGGTATTACTGTTCCCGGACTGGACAACATGAGTGCTGCTTCTAACGTCACTTATCGGGAAGACAGTTACCTCAGCAGAAAAATTGGTTTTTATGCGCAGGCCAATGTTGATTACAAAAAGTTTCTGGTCTTGTCTTTAACCGGAAGGTATGACGGAAATTCCGTGCTGGCGAAACAGAGTAACTTTTATCCTTATGGTTCTGCAGCAACGAGTTTCATTTTTTCCAACTTCTTTTCTTCTGGATTGTCGGATGTCATGAACTTCGGTAAGTTAAGACTTTCTTATAGTACGGTTGGAAATGCGAGTATAGGCGCATACAGTTTACTGACTCCTTTTGAGAACCAGACAGTGAGAAATATCTCCTTCCCTTATAACGGACAATCCGGGTTTTTAATCGGCGGGGTATTAAATGATCCTAATTTAAAGAATGAGCGCATCAATGAGATTGAATTAGGTTTAGAGACCGGTTTTTTCAAAAACAGGGTAAACCTGGAGGTCACTTATTTCAGTAAGAAAACCGTGGATGGCATCATTCCAAACGTAGCGATTGCACCTTCAACAGGGTATAATTCGACCAGTGTAAACTCTGCTGAAATGCGTAATCGTGGGGTAGAGGTTCTGTTAAATGTAAAACCTGTTAAAACAGACAACTTTAGCTGGGATTTCACGCTAAACTATAGCCGCATCCGCAATAAAGTGTTGGCAATCTATGGGGATTTAAAACAGATCGGTAATGGTTTTACCAATATCATCATAGACCAGCCATATGGAGTAATCTATGGAACGAGGTACGATAGAAATGCAGAAGGAAAGTTATTGATCGATGACAGTGGGTTACCGGTTGTAGCAGAGAGACAGGGAATTATAGGTGATATCAATCCGGATTGGATGGGCGGTATCGTGAACAATTTCAGGTATAAACAATTCGGCCTGAGCTTTTCATTTGATATGAAAAAAGGTGGTGACATCCAGAATAACGTAGATGGTTACGGCTACTTTTATGGTACCCCTAAGGTGACGGAAAACCGTGGGCCAAGGGTAGTAGATGGAGTAAACATCAATACCGGAAACCCGAACCAGGTGGAAGTAAATGGTCAGAGTTATTACCAGCGCATTAACGGAATTCTGGAGTCTGTAATTCAGGATGGTACTTATGTGAAACTGAGAAATGTAAGTCTGGGTTATACGGTTAAGCCTTCGTGGATCGCAAAGAGTCCTTTTAAAGCCATTTCTTTTAACATCACCGGCCGGAACCTATGGATCTATTCACCGCATTTTACAGGTGGCGACCCTGAGGTAAGTTCATTTGGTTCATCAAACGGATCGCAGGGAATATACTCTTTCTCTACGCCCACATCGCGCTCCTTTGATTTCAGTTTAAAGTTAACCTTGTAA